A window from Populus trichocarpa isolate Nisqually-1 chromosome 3, P.trichocarpa_v4.1, whole genome shotgun sequence encodes these proteins:
- the LOC7497818 gene encoding uncharacterized protein LOC7497818 isoform X1, protein MSLNIIWLVLSLCFSPFVHSSDNFTTDTLDTFLQDSAFKSLVRQWPHTGALYKGLIPVNLSGMEVSIVRIRSRTLWKIGANFSNFQIPPRTMTSPHVKRLAIVYQDLGNWSSYYYSAPGYSMITPVVGFMVFNASNARTESTEKISLDTRGKAIVIRFANSTIPESMIVFGAKCVTFSASGKFHLSEINQLNECHSQDQGHFSIVVPLQRKGRDKRKRSLWYLWVIEFVLGFSVVAFLGYFGIVSLKLLKTKTIQAMERQADEDLVLDTIWVGTSKMPSATVTRTQPNLDNGGFLES, encoded by the coding sequence ATGAGCTTGAACATCATCTGGTTAGTTCTCAGCTTGTGTTTTTCACCATTTGTGCACAGCTCAGACAACTTTACTACTGATACTTTGGATACATTTCTTCAGGATTCTGCTTTTAAATCCTTGGTTCGCCAGTGGCCTCACACTGGTGCTTTATACAAGGGTCTGATTCCTGTGAATCTATCAGGTATGGAAGTCTCAATAGTACGAATCAGAAGCCGGACACTATGGAAGATTGGTGCTAATTTTAGCAACTTTCAGATTCCACCCAGAACCATGACATCGCCACATGTGAAGAGGCTGGCTATAGTCTATCAAGACTTGGGCAACTGGTCTTCTTACTACTACAGTGCTCCAGGTTACTCAATGATCACTCCTGTTGTTGGTTTCATGGTTTTCAATGCATCAAACGCAAGGACCGAAAGCACTGAGAAGATTAGCCTTGATACAAGGGGAAAGGCTATAGTAATTCGTTTCGCCAACTCAACGATTCCTGAGAGCATGATAGTCTTTGGAGCAAAATGTGTAACATTTAGTGCTAGTGGGAAATTTCACCTTAGTGAAATCAACCAGCTTAATGAATGTCATTCTCAAGATCAAGGCCACTTCTCCATTGTGGTTCCACTACAGAGGAAAGGAAGAGATAAGAGGAAGCGTAGTCTGTGGTATTTATGGGTGATAGAGTTTGTGCTTGGATTCAGTGTAGTGGCTTTTCTAGGATACTTTGGGATAGTGTCTCTGAAACTCTTGAAAACGAAGACGATTCAAGCAATGGAAAGACAAGCTGATGAAGATTTGGTTCTTGATACTATTTGGGTTGGCACTAGTAAAATGCCTTCTGCAACAGTAACAAGAACTCAGCCAAACCTTGACAATGGAGGTTTTTTAGAGTCCTAG
- the LOC7458219 gene encoding BTB/POZ domain-containing protein POB1 produces MRLPGADLFGPRIGMDSDFSPVEYRSDYDFGFAFNDSNFSDRVLKIEIVADLPDAKSVGDGCSSITEWARNRKRRREDIMKDKAVEVVGQNKDEQVLNFNIPDTENNVAYENQDVEAVVMTEGSPTDAQLDFNQRGDAAGPSSDSSWSMDCSTILRVKCIYISSAILAAKSLFFHKLFLNGIKESEQRDVTVQIHASEEEALLDLLNFMYSNTLSATRATALLDVLLAADKFKVASCMRYCSRLLRSIPMTCESALLYLDLPSSILMAEAVQPLTDAAKQFLAVKYKEISKFQEEVLKLPLAGIEAVLSSDDLQAASEDTLYDLVLKWARTHYPKLEERKEVLAKRLVLLIRFPYMTCRKLKKVLNCNEFHPELASKVVLEALFFKAETSHRQRAIAADEPNAVNRRFVERAYKYRPVKVVELELPHQQCVVYLDLKREECAQLFPTGRVYSQAFHLGGQGFFLSAHCNMDQQGTYHCFGLFLGMQEKGSVSFAVDYEFAARSKQTEEYVSKYKGNYTFTGGKAVGYRNLFGVHWQAFIEDDSNNFINGILHLRAELTIRQ; encoded by the exons ATGAGATTACCAGGGGCAGACCTCTTCGGTCCTCGAATTGGAATGGACTCGGACTTCTCTCCGGTCGAGTATCGGTCTGACTATGATTTCGGTTTCGCTTTCAATGACAGTAATTTCTCCGATAGGGTCTTAAAGATTGAGATCGTTGCTGATTTGCCAGATGCAAAATCAGTCGGTGATGGTTGTTCTAGCATCACTGAGTGGGCCCGTaacagaaagagaagaagagaggataTTATGAAAGATAAAG CTGTGGAAGTTGTGGGGCAAAACAAGGACGAGCAGGTACTGAATTTTAATATTCCAGACACAGAGAATAATGTGGCTTATGAAAATCAAGATGTAGAAGCTGTAGTCATGACTGAGGGGTCTCCTACAGATGCTCAATTGGATTTTAATCAACGtg GTGATGCTGCTGGTCCAAGCAGTGACTCATCCTGGAGCATGGATTGTTCAACAATTCTAAGAGttaagtgtatatatattagCTCTGCAATATTGGCAGCCAAGAGTCTGTTTTTTCACAAG ttatttttaaatgggATAAAGGAGTCAGAGCAGCGAGACGTAACTGTACAGATACATGCCTCTG AAGAAGAGGCCTTATTGGACCTCCTCAATTTTATGTACAGTAATACCTTATCGGCAACCCGAGCTACTGCTTTGCTGGATGTGCTCTTGGCTGCTGACAAATTCAAGGTTGCATCATGTATGAGATATTGCAGCAGGTTATTGCGCAGCATTCCAATGACCTGTGAATCTGCTTTGCTCTACTTGGACCTTCCTTCAAGTATTTTAATGGCAGAAGCAGTTCAGCCCCTGACAGATGCAGCAAAGCAGTTTCTTGctgtaaaatacaaagaaatatcaaa GTTTCAGGAAGAGGTGCTTAAATTGCCTTTGGCTGGTATTGAGGCAGTGCTATCCAGTGATGATCTCCAGGCAGCTTCAGAGGATACTCTTTACGACTTAGTGCTTAAGTGGGCTCGTACTCATTATCCAAAATTGGAGGAGCGAAAAGAAGTTCTTGCCAAACGACTAGTTCTATTAATCCGTTTCCCTTACATGACCTGTCGAAAACTGAAGAAGGTTTTAAATTGCAATGAGTTTCACCCAGAACTTGCATCCAAGGTTGTGCTTGAGGCCTTGTTTTTCAAGGCTGAAACATCACATAGGCAGCGTGCTATTGCAGCAGATGAGCCAAATGCTGTCAATCGTCGCTTTGTGGAGCGGGCATACAAGTATCGACCAGTCAAGGTGGTTGAGCTTGAACTTCCTCATCAGCAGTGTGTGGTCTACCTGGACTTGAAGCGGGAGGAGTGTGCACAACTATTTCCAACTGGCCGGGTGTACTCACAAGCATTTCACCTGGGTGGACAGGGATTTTTCTTGTCTGCTCACTGCAACATGGACCAACAGGGCACGTACCACTGCTTTGGACTTTTTCTGGGAATGCAAGAAAAAGGTTCAGTGAGCTTTGCTGTCGACTATGAGTTTGCAGCCAGGTCAAAGCAAACTGAGGAGTATGTGAGCAAGTACAAAGGAAACTACACTTTCACAGGTGGGAAGGCAGTTGGGTATCGAAACCTGTTTGGTGTACACTGGCAAGCATTCATAGAAGATGAcagcaataattttattaatggcATCCTCCATCTCAGGGCTGAGCTTACCATAAGGCAATAA
- the LOC7497818 gene encoding uncharacterized protein LOC7497818 isoform X2, translated as MEVSIVRIRSRTLWKIGANFSNFQIPPRTMTSPHVKRLAIVYQDLGNWSSYYYSAPGYSMITPVVGFMVFNASNARTESTEKISLDTRGKAIVIRFANSTIPESMIVFGAKCVTFSASGKFHLSEINQLNECHSQDQGHFSIVVPLQRKGRDKRKRSLWYLWVIEFVLGFSVVAFLGYFGIVSLKLLKTKTIQAMERQADEDLVLDTIWVGTSKMPSATVTRTQPNLDNGGFLES; from the coding sequence ATGGAAGTCTCAATAGTACGAATCAGAAGCCGGACACTATGGAAGATTGGTGCTAATTTTAGCAACTTTCAGATTCCACCCAGAACCATGACATCGCCACATGTGAAGAGGCTGGCTATAGTCTATCAAGACTTGGGCAACTGGTCTTCTTACTACTACAGTGCTCCAGGTTACTCAATGATCACTCCTGTTGTTGGTTTCATGGTTTTCAATGCATCAAACGCAAGGACCGAAAGCACTGAGAAGATTAGCCTTGATACAAGGGGAAAGGCTATAGTAATTCGTTTCGCCAACTCAACGATTCCTGAGAGCATGATAGTCTTTGGAGCAAAATGTGTAACATTTAGTGCTAGTGGGAAATTTCACCTTAGTGAAATCAACCAGCTTAATGAATGTCATTCTCAAGATCAAGGCCACTTCTCCATTGTGGTTCCACTACAGAGGAAAGGAAGAGATAAGAGGAAGCGTAGTCTGTGGTATTTATGGGTGATAGAGTTTGTGCTTGGATTCAGTGTAGTGGCTTTTCTAGGATACTTTGGGATAGTGTCTCTGAAACTCTTGAAAACGAAGACGATTCAAGCAATGGAAAGACAAGCTGATGAAGATTTGGTTCTTGATACTATTTGGGTTGGCACTAGTAAAATGCCTTCTGCAACAGTAACAAGAACTCAGCCAAACCTTGACAATGGAGGTTTTTTAGAGTCCTAG